The segment GCGTGCAGCTGGCGCAGCCCGGCGATGCTGTCGGCCGCCGACGAGCAGCTCGAGCAGGCGACGTCCCAGTCCGGCGCGAACATGAAGTGGTGCATCACCAGCTGCGGCCGGCCCTCGAACAGGTCGGCCAGGCCGACCTCGCCGTCCGGGCCGGCGAACCGGTACGGCTTGTCCACCCGGACCATCGGCAGCCGGCGGCGTTCGGCGTTGAGCCGGACCCGGGCGCGGGTGACCTCCTTCTCCTTGACGAGCAGTTCCTTGCGGGCGGCGAGCCACTGCTCGCGGGACACCACCTCGGGCAGGTCGTTCATCATCGTCCTCATTTCAGCCGGTCCTGCAGGGCCGCGAGCGGGCCGTCCCAGTCGCGGGCGAGCACCGCGAGGAACTGCTGCGCCACCCGCATCGGCGCGGAATCCACCCGGTAGCGGACCCGGCGCCGCTCGCCGTGCTCGGCCACCACGAGCCCGGCCTCGGCCAGCAGGGTGAGATGTTTGGCGATCGCCTGCCGGCTGATCGGCAGCCGGCCGGCCAGGTCGGTCGCGGTGGCCGGGCCGCCCGCCGCGAGCGCGGCGAGGATGCCGCGCCGCGTCGGGTCGGCCAGGGCGGTGAAGACCTCCTGGGCCACCGCCTCCAGGTCAGGAGCGGCCATCGAGGTACGCGACGAGCTCGCCCAGTTCGCTGGCCCAGCCTTCGGTGTTGCCCGAGTACGCCGTCTTGTGCGTGCCGTCGTCGGGAAGCTGCGCGAAACCGCTCTCGACGACGGTCAGCGCGGTGCCGGTGCCGGCGGGCTCGAGCGTGAACTCCACATAGGTGCGGCGCGGATCGTCCTCGCCGAGCCCGTAGACCGGCCAGGTGTAGCCGAACACGCGCGGCGGCTCGAGGCGCTCGACGGTGAGGCTGGCTTTGTCGCCGCTGTCCCAGGCCAGCTGGATGCGGCCGCCGACGCGCAGGTCGACCTCGGCGCGGTGGCCGAACCAGGTGCCCAGGCCCTCGGCGGTGGTGATCGCGGCCCACACCTTCTCCGGCGGGTGGGCGAGGTGCAGGGTGCGTTCGATCCGGTCGGGGAATGCCATGACGACCTCCTTATAGCAACCACTTGGTTGCTACCCAACGTATCGCAACCTACTGGTTGCTACAAGCCCGGCCGTTGAGGGCGTCGAGGAAGCACCGCTCGAAGGCCTCGGTGTCGGCTGCTGCGGCGGCCTCGATGCGGTAGCCGGCCGGGGTGAGCACGGTGCGGCCGGACTGCACGCCGTCCTGGACGACGTCGATGCGCTCCGGACGGAACTGCGTGATCGAGCTGTGCACCGCGGTAACCGCCGCGAGGGCGTCCCACCAGTACATGATTCCCAGGTCGATCAGGGCGGCCAGATCCGGCTGCGAGACGATCCGGTAGGTCAGCCGGGCGCCAGGCGCGTTCTGATCGGCGGCGAGGCGGGCCACGAAATCCTGGGTGATCGGGACGGCCGCGGTGGCGTCCAGCGGCACCAGGCGCACCGTGCCCGGACGGGCCCGCTGCAGCACCGCGCGGGCCGAGACCGGGTCCATCCAGAAGTTGAACTCCTGCGAATTGTCGAAGCCGGGCAGCGCGGAGCCGTACAGATTGCCGGGCACCCGCAGCGCGCCGCCCATGATCTGGATGCGCTCGATGCGGCGCGCGGTCGCTCGCGACGCGAGCGCCGCCGCCACGTTGGTCAGCGGTCCGGTCGCGATCAGCGTGACCGGCTGCCGGGATCGCTGCGCGGTGCGCGCGATCAGTTCCGGAGCGCTCAACCGCGAGATGTACGGCGGACGCGCTCCGTCCCCGAGCGCCCCGCTCAGCACTCCCTCGATCGTCGCCACCAGCTCCGGGGGAGCGGGGTTGACGCCCTCGCCGGTCGCTCCGGCAGCGACCGGCACCTGCGGCAGCCCGCACTGCTCCAGCACGCTGCGCGCATGCCGCAGAGTCCGGTCCGGCACGCCGAACCCGTTGTTGGCCACCGTCACCGCCCGCAGGTCGATCCGGCCGAGTTTGTGCTCCTCGCACAGGTAGGCCAGGGTCGACGCGTCGTCGAAGTCCAGGTCGCTGTCGTAGATCACCGGCGGCGGGCCGGTCCCCGATGCCGGTGCGGCGGCCGCCGGCAGCCCGGCGATGACGGTGGCGAGGGCCGCGACAGCAGCGGTCCAGA is part of the Actinoplanes sp. NBC_00393 genome and harbors:
- a CDS encoding ArsR/SmtB family transcription factor; protein product: MAAPDLEAVAQEVFTALADPTRRGILAALAAGGPATATDLAGRLPISRQAIAKHLTLLAEAGLVVAEHGERRRVRYRVDSAPMRVAQQFLAVLARDWDGPLAALQDRLK
- a CDS encoding SRPBCC domain-containing protein; protein product: MAFPDRIERTLHLAHPPEKVWAAITTAEGLGTWFGHRAEVDLRVGGRIQLAWDSGDKASLTVERLEPPRVFGYTWPVYGLGEDDPRRTYVEFTLEPAGTGTALTVVESGFAQLPDDGTHKTAYSGNTEGWASELGELVAYLDGRS
- a CDS encoding nucleoside hydrolase, whose protein sequence is MRLSFWTAAVAALATVIAGLPAAAAPASGTGPPPVIYDSDLDFDDASTLAYLCEEHKLGRIDLRAVTVANNGFGVPDRTLRHARSVLEQCGLPQVPVAAGATGEGVNPAPPELVATIEGVLSGALGDGARPPYISRLSAPELIARTAQRSRQPVTLIATGPLTNVAAALASRATARRIERIQIMGGALRVPGNLYGSALPGFDNSQEFNFWMDPVSARAVLQRARPGTVRLVPLDATAAVPITQDFVARLAADQNAPGARLTYRIVSQPDLAALIDLGIMYWWDALAAVTAVHSSITQFRPERIDVVQDGVQSGRTVLTPAGYRIEAAAAADTEAFERCFLDALNGRACSNQ